The following proteins come from a genomic window of Finegoldia magna ATCC 29328:
- a CDS encoding cell wall-binding repeat-containing protein produces the protein MNNLKKKIVALCLTFSMAFSTSTAVFAKEQNDKESPVKVQSAMTRIEGRDRFVVANKVMEDYYQNSKKVVLVSAIKFPDNISSTVMSQGEIPILYTYSDKLDASTEKLLKSKNLDEVIIIGGEKSVSKDVQNHIENDLKIKVVRYDGYDRYAVNAKIVSEKFSSNKSEKQNLVVASGEVFADAINATSLAQKYDAPILLVSKNKISNHTKDYLQSFQNKNIGKIFVVGGQNTVSDKVLQEIRSITNVKPQRIFGTNRYMTSVRVANASFTAPTKAIFASGEVFVDALVAAPLSQKFKAPILLVSKSSITSDVKSYIGSNSFEKMFIVGGKNTVSEKVKDLIMNNKSEDTVTTDPKYPGKKVIRRKPLPGLENEKEFPVQISDDTILMVRGHYDDKMADEILTLLNQYRKEHGLKELKQDNSLTPIAKTRATEIVHLFEHVRPKGGLVTDISNINGENIYNGPYTASGAMEAWKNSPGHNENMLREVFTRVKIKVFVTKAYYEDSDQTYDRYYAVQIFGI, from the coding sequence ATGAATAATCTTAAGAAGAAGATAGTAGCTTTATGTTTAACATTTAGTATGGCATTTAGTACAAGTACTGCTGTATTTGCAAAGGAACAAAATGATAAAGAAAGTCCAGTAAAAGTTCAATCAGCTATGACTAGAATTGAAGGACGAGATAGATTTGTCGTTGCAAATAAAGTAATGGAAGATTATTACCAAAATTCTAAAAAAGTCGTGCTTGTATCAGCAATTAAATTTCCGGACAATATCAGTTCTACTGTTATGAGTCAAGGAGAAATCCCAATATTATACACTTATTCTGACAAATTAGATGCATCCACTGAAAAACTTTTAAAATCAAAGAATTTGGATGAAGTTATTATAATAGGTGGAGAAAAATCTGTAAGTAAAGATGTTCAAAATCATATTGAAAATGATTTAAAAATCAAAGTTGTAAGATACGATGGATACGATAGATATGCGGTTAATGCTAAAATTGTTTCAGAAAAATTCTCTAGTAATAAATCAGAAAAACAAAACTTAGTTGTTGCTAGTGGTGAAGTATTTGCAGATGCTATTAATGCTACATCATTGGCACAAAAATACGATGCACCAATATTATTAGTATCAAAAAACAAGATTTCGAATCATACTAAAGATTATTTACAATCTTTCCAAAATAAAAATATCGGGAAAATATTTGTGGTTGGTGGACAAAACACTGTATCTGACAAAGTTTTACAAGAAATCAGATCAATCACTAATGTCAAGCCACAAAGAATTTTTGGCACAAATAGATACATGACTTCAGTAAGAGTTGCAAATGCAAGTTTCACAGCTCCAACTAAAGCAATATTTGCTAGCGGAGAGGTGTTCGTAGATGCATTAGTAGCAGCCCCACTTTCACAAAAATTCAAAGCGCCAATACTTTTGGTTTCAAAATCTTCAATAACAAGTGATGTAAAATCATATATTGGTAGCAATTCATTTGAAAAAATGTTTATCGTTGGTGGAAAGAATACAGTATCAGAAAAAGTTAAAGACTTGATAATGAATAACAAATCAGAAGATACTGTAACAACTGATCCGAAATATCCAGGCAAAAAAGTTATTCGTAGAAAGCCATTACCAGGATTAGAAAATGAGAAAGAATTTCCAGTCCAAATTAGTGATGATACTATTTTGATGGTACGCGGTCATTATGATGATAAAATGGCAGATGAAATACTAACACTTTTGAATCAATATCGTAAAGAACATGGACTTAAAGAATTGAAACAAGATAATTCATTAACTCCAATTGCAAAGACAAGGGCTACAGAAATTGTTCATTTGTTTGAACATGTTAGACCAAAAGGCGGTTTGGTAACAGATATTTCAAACATTAACGGAGAAAATATCTATAACGGACCATATACTGCAAGTGGAGCAATGGAAGCATGGAAGAATTCTCCAGGACACAATGAAAATATGTTGAGAGAAGTGTTCACAAGAGTTAAAATAAAAGTATTCGTTACAAAAGCATATTACGAAGATTCTGATCAAACTTATGACAGATATTACGCAGTTCAAATATTCGGAATTTGA
- a CDS encoding response regulator transcription factor, producing the protein MNLLVVEDDKMIREGICEFLSEFGYKTYQAEDGKQAISIFENNEINLAILDIQLPYINGLDVLKKIRETSDIPAIMLTAFSDEEYKINAFTSLADGYIEKPFSLPVLKVRIESLIKKHYGNNETFNYKNTEVNFASYTAKLNGKKVDVNAKELEILKYMIENEGQALTRMQIIDSVWKETDEIPFDRVIDVYIKELRKKLELDCIVTIRNVGYKLERK; encoded by the coding sequence ATGAACTTACTTGTAGTAGAAGATGACAAAATGATACGAGAAGGGATTTGTGAATTTTTGTCTGAATTTGGATACAAAACCTATCAAGCAGAAGATGGAAAACAAGCAATAAGTATATTTGAAAATAACGAAATCAACTTGGCAATACTAGATATTCAACTTCCATATATAAACGGACTTGATGTTCTCAAAAAAATTAGAGAAACAAGTGATATTCCAGCTATAATGTTGACTGCATTCAGTGATGAAGAATATAAAATAAACGCATTCACAAGTCTAGCTGATGGATACATCGAAAAACCTTTTTCGTTACCAGTCCTCAAAGTTAGAATAGAGTCATTAATCAAAAAACATTATGGAAATAACGAAACTTTTAATTATAAAAACACTGAGGTTAATTTTGCAAGCTACACTGCTAAACTAAACGGCAAAAAAGTAGATGTAAATGCCAAAGAATTAGAAATACTCAAATACATGATAGAAAATGAAGGACAAGCACTTACTAGAATGCAAATAATTGATAGCGTTTGGAAAGAAACTGACGAAATACCATTTGACAGAGTCATTGATGTTTACATAAAAGAATTACGCAAAAAACTAGAATTAGATTGCATTGTAACCATAAGAAACGTCGGATATAAATTGGAGAGAAAATGA
- a CDS encoding dicarboxylate/amino acid:cation symporter — protein MSKTEKKKLGLIPKLLIAIGLGTLAGLYMPQWFVKTAVTFSSMFGAFLNFVIPLMIIAFVTKGIADLGEGAGQLLLVTVVIAYASTLIGGSLSYVMSSNIFPAFISPDQVSKIQASTKIGMDPFFEIPIKPFFDVTSSIIFAFMMGIAISWLRKHGKGEYCYNLVGEFNEIITKVLSTAIVPLLPFFIFGNFSKMAFTGSVFAVLSIFWKIFLCVIALHLIYVAVLFIISGTYTKRNPVKLIKNQVKGYLTAIGTQSSVATIPVNLECAKQNSVSKSIRDFVIPLGATVHMPGSMITITACTFTILTMYGMNHSYLLMLRYMAILGIAMVAAPGAPGGAIMSALPFLPVVGIPSEGELASLLMTLYLTQDSFGTAANISGDTAISVAIDKIFNRHIVKNDEYKDGFNEKVINEEDL, from the coding sequence ATGAGTAAAACTGAAAAGAAAAAACTAGGATTAATACCCAAATTATTAATCGCGATAGGATTAGGTACTTTAGCTGGTTTGTATATGCCTCAATGGTTCGTGAAGACTGCTGTAACATTCTCATCAATGTTCGGCGCATTTTTAAACTTCGTTATTCCACTTATGATTATCGCTTTTGTAACAAAGGGAATTGCTGATCTTGGAGAGGGAGCTGGACAATTATTATTAGTAACTGTTGTAATTGCTTATGCATCTACTCTTATTGGTGGGTCATTATCATATGTTATGAGTTCAAATATATTCCCAGCATTTATAAGTCCGGACCAAGTTTCTAAGATTCAAGCGTCAACTAAGATAGGCATGGATCCATTTTTTGAAATTCCAATCAAACCATTTTTTGATGTAACTTCATCAATTATTTTTGCATTTATGATGGGAATTGCAATTTCATGGTTAAGAAAACATGGCAAAGGAGAATATTGCTACAATTTAGTAGGAGAATTTAATGAAATAATCACAAAAGTATTGTCAACTGCAATTGTACCATTATTACCTTTCTTTATATTTGGTAATTTCTCAAAAATGGCATTTACTGGATCTGTATTTGCAGTTCTTTCGATTTTCTGGAAGATATTCTTGTGTGTAATAGCACTTCACTTAATATATGTAGCAGTATTATTTATAATAAGTGGGACTTACACGAAGAGAAATCCTGTAAAACTTATCAAAAATCAAGTCAAAGGATATTTGACAGCAATAGGAACTCAATCATCTGTTGCGACAATTCCAGTTAACTTGGAATGTGCTAAACAAAATTCAGTAAGCAAAAGTATTAGAGATTTTGTAATTCCATTGGGAGCTACTGTTCATATGCCAGGTTCAATGATTACAATTACTGCTTGTACTTTTACAATATTAACAATGTATGGAATGAATCATTCTTACTTACTAATGTTAAGATATATGGCAATTCTTGGAATAGCAATGGTTGCTGCTCCAGGAGCTCCAGGTGGAGCAATTATGAGTGCATTGCCATTCTTGCCAGTAGTTGGAATTCCATCTGAAGGTGAACTTGCATCATTGTTGATGACACTTTATTTGACACAAGATTCATTTGGAACTGCTGCGAATATTTCTGGGGATACTGCAATCTCTGTAGCTATCGATAAAATATTCAACAGACATATTGTAAAGAATGATGAGTATAAAGATGGTTTTAATGAAAAAGTAATAAATGAAGAAGATTTATAA
- a CDS encoding metal ABC transporter ATP-binding protein: MNNIISVENLNFSYRNEKLLRDINFNIEKGDFVGITGANGSGKSTLLKLILGFLKADSGEIKFAGGRDNFSFGYVPQNNHEKSIAFPITAWEIVAMNVTDDKNIKSHEKIENALSIVEMKDKKNYNYNNMSGGEQERVMIAKALANDPQILIFDEPTAGLDQRSKENLFDLLKNLNSHHNITILVVTHELDFTKDYFNRIFRLDNEFVEVKNV; the protein is encoded by the coding sequence ATGAATAATATAATTAGTGTAGAAAATTTGAATTTTTCGTATAGAAACGAGAAACTATTAAGGGATATAAATTTTAATATTGAAAAGGGAGATTTCGTAGGTATAACCGGAGCTAATGGCTCCGGTAAATCTACGTTATTAAAGCTTATTTTAGGATTTCTGAAAGCGGATAGTGGAGAAATTAAATTTGCTGGAGGAAGAGATAATTTTAGTTTTGGATATGTTCCGCAAAACAATCACGAAAAGAGCATTGCTTTTCCAATAACTGCATGGGAAATAGTAGCGATGAATGTCACTGATGATAAAAACATTAAATCTCATGAAAAAATCGAAAATGCATTGTCCATTGTAGAAATGAAGGATAAGAAAAATTACAACTACAATAATATGAGTGGTGGTGAACAAGAAAGAGTTATGATTGCAAAGGCATTGGCGAATGACCCACAAATTTTGATTTTTGACGAACCTACTGCAGGATTGGATCAACGTAGTAAGGAAAATTTATTTGATTTGTTGAAGAATTTGAATAGTCATCACAACATAACTATTTTGGTAGTTACGCACGAGCTGGATTTTACTAAAGATTATTTTAATAGAATTTTCAGATTAGATAATGAATTTGTTGAGGTGAAAAATGTTTGA
- a CDS encoding YitT family protein, translating to MNKMIKKLLILTIGTLILTFGFFFFIMPFNLTIGGISGIAISLNAFFPQIPTGIFVMIMDTILYIIAFIILGKSFGVLSIYCSFIFGGSTTLLEILLPNFKPLTDDILINLIFGIIISAIGMALVINQGASTGGTDIIAMIIRKYLSIDVGKCMLVADFFVVLLGMYTFGTKSGMYAMLGICINSIVIDKAIAGLNTRVNMMITSDRYKEINTYIIDQISRGSTIFKAVGGFSDNEKFVINTIVSRGEYIKIKNYVKSIDPKAFVCISYVSEVLGEGFTYDPVDNPELEILPGGMS from the coding sequence ATGAACAAAATGATTAAAAAATTATTAATATTAACAATAGGAACATTAATACTTACTTTTGGTTTTTTCTTTTTTATAATGCCTTTTAATTTAACAATAGGAGGAATTTCTGGGATAGCAATTAGTTTGAATGCATTTTTCCCACAAATTCCAACGGGTATTTTTGTGATGATTATGGATACAATTTTATATATCATTGCATTTATTATTTTAGGAAAAAGCTTTGGTGTTTTGTCGATATATTGTTCTTTTATTTTCGGAGGTTCAACGACATTATTGGAAATTTTACTACCAAACTTCAAACCTTTAACTGATGATATTTTGATTAATTTGATTTTTGGAATTATTATTTCTGCTATTGGAATGGCTTTAGTTATCAATCAAGGAGCATCAACTGGTGGTACGGATATTATAGCAATGATTATCAGAAAATATCTCTCAATAGATGTTGGTAAATGTATGCTTGTGGCTGACTTTTTTGTAGTGTTACTTGGTATGTATACTTTTGGAACAAAAAGTGGTATGTATGCTATGTTAGGTATTTGTATCAACTCAATTGTAATTGATAAGGCTATCGCTGGTTTAAATACTAGAGTAAATATGATGATAACAAGTGATAGATACAAAGAAATTAACACATATATAATTGATCAAATTTCCAGAGGATCTACTATTTTTAAAGCAGTTGGTGGTTTTTCTGATAATGAAAAATTTGTTATTAATACGATTGTTTCAAGAGGGGAGTATATCAAGATTAAAAATTATGTAAAATCAATTGATCCTAAAGCATTCGTATGTATTTCGTATGTCAGCGAAGTGCTTGGTGAAGGATTTACTTATGATCCAGTTGATAATCCAGAACTTGAAATACTTCCTGGTGGAATGAGTTAG
- a CDS encoding metal ABC transporter solute-binding protein, Zn/Mn family: MKRFYRILLLALMIGVASGCARQNNDINNQKVQEQQEKTDDKSTDKSDSKKLYVSFYPIEYMAKEIAKDTIDVVNVMPKGASVHEWEPTAQDIKNLSDSKMLIVNGLGLEGWLEDVKSSLKNTEIVDSSANIEKIKADEEHDHDHDHEEKEHDHDHEEKEHDHDHEHHHHGEFDPHIWMSPKQARIQMKNVYEAIVKFDAENKDFYEKNYKELDKKFEELDKKYAEVLAPQKDKYFIVPHEAFGYLARDYEINQVPIEGINSDSEPDLNKMKELTNFAKSHKINTVFYEMGESDKIANSLAKEINAKTAGLSTIEAKTQEIEDGKDNYFSLLEKNLDAISQAK; the protein is encoded by the coding sequence ATGAAAAGATTTTATAGGATATTATTATTGGCTCTTATGATTGGAGTGGCTTCTGGCTGTGCTAGACAAAATAATGATATTAACAATCAAAAAGTTCAAGAACAACAAGAAAAAACTGATGATAAATCAACTGATAAGTCAGATTCAAAGAAATTATATGTTAGTTTCTATCCGATTGAATACATGGCAAAAGAAATTGCGAAGGATACAATTGATGTAGTAAATGTTATGCCAAAAGGTGCTTCAGTTCACGAGTGGGAACCTACAGCACAAGATATTAAAAACTTATCCGATTCAAAGATGCTTATCGTTAATGGCCTTGGATTGGAAGGTTGGTTAGAAGATGTTAAATCAAGTTTGAAAAACACAGAAATTGTCGATTCATCTGCAAATATTGAAAAGATAAAAGCTGATGAAGAACATGACCACGACCATGACCATGAAGAAAAGGAACACGATCATGACCACGAAGAAAAAGAACATGACCATGATCACGAACATCATCACCATGGAGAATTTGATCCACACATTTGGATGAGTCCAAAACAAGCTAGAATTCAAATGAAAAATGTTTATGAAGCTATTGTAAAATTTGATGCAGAAAACAAAGATTTCTATGAAAAAAATTACAAAGAATTAGATAAAAAGTTTGAAGAATTAGACAAGAAATACGCTGAAGTATTAGCTCCACAAAAGGATAAATATTTCATAGTTCCACATGAAGCGTTTGGATATTTGGCAAGAGATTATGAGATTAATCAAGTTCCAATTGAAGGTATTAATTCAGATTCTGAACCTGATTTGAATAAGATGAAAGAATTGACTAATTTTGCAAAATCACATAAGATAAATACAGTATTTTATGAAATGGGAGAAAGCGATAAGATTGCAAATTCTTTGGCTAAGGAAATCAATGCAAAGACAGCTGGGTTATCTACAATTGAAGCTAAGACTCAAGAAATAGAAGATGGAAAAGATAATTATTTTTCATTGTTAGAAAAAAACTTGGATGCAATCTCACAAGCAAAATAA
- a CDS encoding metal ABC transporter permease: MFEMFSYDFMRRAFIVGILVSIIVPLIGTFVVNKKNSMVGDALSHSSLAGVALGLIFGINPVIAAIFVCVIAAFGIEVIRKNFAKSSDLSTAIVMSSGIGLAAILSDFVPGAANFQSFMFGSIVAIPDIELYTVVVVSMIVIVAYATLYKKLVYIIFDEDGARLSNINVGLINKIFTFLIAITVAIASRTVGALMVSSLMVIPVSCAIMVSHSFKKTVINSSLFGILFTIIGINLSYYLQLKPGGSIVLTGLVVLIILMVVNKFRKNN, from the coding sequence ATGTTTGAGATGTTCTCTTATGATTTTATGAGAAGAGCTTTTATTGTGGGGATCCTAGTTTCAATTATTGTTCCTCTGATAGGAACCTTTGTCGTCAACAAGAAAAACTCCATGGTAGGAGATGCTTTGAGTCACAGTTCCTTAGCTGGTGTTGCATTGGGACTTATTTTTGGAATAAATCCTGTTATAGCAGCGATTTTCGTATGCGTGATTGCAGCTTTTGGTATAGAAGTCATCAGAAAAAACTTTGCCAAAAGTTCTGATTTATCCACTGCAATTGTTATGAGTAGCGGTATAGGACTTGCTGCAATATTGTCTGATTTCGTTCCTGGTGCTGCGAACTTCCAATCTTTCATGTTCGGATCTATTGTAGCTATACCAGATATTGAATTGTACACAGTGGTAGTTGTGAGCATGATAGTTATTGTGGCTTATGCTACGTTGTACAAAAAATTGGTCTATATTATTTTTGATGAAGATGGAGCGAGACTTTCTAATATAAATGTTGGACTTATAAATAAAATCTTCACTTTTTTGATAGCTATTACTGTTGCTATTGCATCTAGGACAGTTGGTGCGCTTATGGTTTCGAGCTTGATGGTTATTCCAGTATCTTGTGCAATTATGGTATCTCATTCTTTCAAAAAAACGGTGATTAATTCATCGCTTTTTGGGATTCTATTTACGATTATAGGAATTAATTTGTCTTATTATTTACAATTAAAACCAGGCGGATCAATTGTTTTAACAGGACTTGTAGTTCTGATAATTTTGATGGTAGTAAATAAATTTAGAAAAAATAATTAG
- a CDS encoding CvfB family protein: protein MYKLGQRENLKIDKINTEVLLKKDNENNFVRMNVDELSGEKVGDVVDVFIYNDNKKLLATKKLSKIELGKMARLEVKDITRIGAFLDCGLDKDILLPFKEQTSKLVKGQKYLVYLYIDKSNRLALTMRIKNLLKNDSGYVKNDWVEGVIYNIVDGLGAFVAVDNKYEGLIPSSELTGVVDLGEEVKCRVTDVKSDGKLDLSFFEPAYKHISSDADAIMEELKNSDGFINFNDKTDANKIKSVFNMSKSSFKRAVGRLLKENMIQFYKDGIKLTSKGRGNNGRQQR from the coding sequence ATGTATAAATTAGGACAAAGAGAAAATTTAAAAATTGATAAAATAAACACCGAAGTTTTGTTGAAAAAAGACAACGAAAATAATTTTGTTAGAATGAATGTAGACGAACTTTCTGGAGAAAAAGTTGGAGATGTTGTAGATGTTTTTATTTACAACGACAATAAAAAACTTTTGGCTACTAAAAAGCTATCTAAGATTGAACTTGGCAAGATGGCAAGACTTGAAGTTAAAGATATTACTAGAATAGGCGCATTCTTGGATTGCGGGTTGGATAAGGATATTTTGTTGCCTTTTAAGGAACAAACTTCAAAATTAGTAAAAGGTCAAAAATATTTGGTGTATTTGTATATAGACAAATCAAATAGATTGGCACTTACTATGCGAATCAAAAATTTATTGAAAAACGATAGTGGATATGTAAAGAACGACTGGGTAGAAGGTGTTATATACAACATAGTTGACGGTCTAGGAGCTTTTGTTGCTGTAGACAATAAATACGAAGGGCTTATTCCTTCAAGCGAACTAACTGGCGTTGTGGACTTAGGAGAAGAGGTCAAATGTAGAGTTACGGATGTAAAATCTGATGGTAAATTGGATTTGTCATTTTTTGAACCTGCATACAAACATATCTCATCAGATGCTGATGCAATAATGGAAGAGCTAAAAAATTCTGATGGTTTTATAAATTTTAACGATAAAACAGATGCAAATAAAATCAAATCGGTATTTAATATGTCAAAGTCGAGTTTCAAAAGAGCTGTAGGAAGACTATTAAAAGAAAATATGATACAATTTTATAAAGACGGAATAAAATTAACTAGTAAAGGAAGAGGTAATAATGGAAGACAACAAAGATAA
- a CDS encoding histidine kinase dimerization/phospho-acceptor domain-containing protein, with product MKNLKIFPKMFIQIFAAIGLTVLFIHFMVFLIFPKTYLEDRKQEINKKANEISMTLNNKDIRYVTQSLNFYSNNNDIKAYVKNKNNSNELQIKEIIGFDKKSDNNSLIIEEREINLNTGEKISLQFVSTADMKRDAKNLSLRFLPFSLIISIIFSAIVSLIYAKLINNNIQEIKQVTDKMMNMDKKALLEVDSTNEIGQLKAQINDLYTTLLHSIDDLESKNEEIIKLEKLKYDFFRGASHELKTPVASLKIILENMKYNIGKYKNRDLYIDESLKIIDGLSHSISQILTLSSIENLKNDEENVAILPILNDIINKQEVIANQKHITIYNHITDEKIVIGKSALKIILSNVIGNAVKYTDEYGTITIKSDGEWFEVINTCEKASELDTTKVFDVNCDLNKENSNGLGLYIVGNLLNNYKIDAVIETQEEKVKFKIKL from the coding sequence ATGAAAAATTTAAAAATATTTCCAAAAATGTTCATACAAATATTCGCAGCAATAGGACTTACGGTGTTGTTTATACATTTTATGGTGTTTTTAATATTTCCAAAAACATATTTGGAAGATAGAAAACAAGAAATAAATAAAAAAGCAAATGAAATTTCCATGACATTGAATAATAAAGATATTAGATATGTTACTCAGTCGCTAAATTTTTATTCTAATAACAATGACATAAAAGCTTACGTTAAAAACAAAAACAACAGTAACGAATTGCAAATTAAAGAAATAATTGGATTTGACAAAAAAAGTGACAATAATTCACTGATAATTGAGGAACGAGAAATTAATCTAAATACAGGAGAAAAAATTTCGCTTCAATTCGTATCAACAGCCGATATGAAGCGAGATGCGAAAAATTTGAGTTTAAGATTTCTTCCGTTTTCGCTTATTATTTCCATAATTTTCTCGGCAATCGTTTCATTAATATACGCGAAACTAATCAATAATAATATACAAGAAATAAAACAAGTTACTGATAAAATGATGAACATGGACAAAAAAGCACTACTGGAAGTAGATTCTACAAATGAAATTGGTCAATTAAAGGCACAAATAAATGATTTGTACACTACATTATTGCATTCAATTGACGATTTGGAATCAAAAAACGAAGAAATCATCAAGTTAGAAAAATTAAAATACGATTTCTTCAGAGGAGCATCACACGAACTCAAAACCCCTGTTGCGAGCCTCAAAATAATTTTGGAAAATATGAAGTACAACATAGGAAAATACAAAAACAGGGATTTGTACATTGACGAATCTCTGAAAATTATTGATGGATTGTCACATAGTATTTCGCAAATACTAACATTGTCATCAATTGAAAATTTGAAGAATGACGAAGAAAATGTAGCGATTTTACCAATATTAAATGATATAATTAATAAGCAGGAAGTAATTGCAAATCAAAAACACATCACAATCTACAATCATATTACAGATGAAAAGATTGTTATTGGCAAATCAGCTCTTAAAATAATACTATCTAATGTGATTGGAAACGCCGTAAAATACACTGATGAATATGGCACAATTACTATCAAATCAGATGGAGAATGGTTTGAAGTAATTAATACTTGCGAAAAGGCAAGCGAATTAGATACCACTAAAGTGTTTGATGTGAATTGTGATTTGAACAAAGAAAACAGTAACGGACTTGGATTGTATATCGTTGGCAACTTGCTCAACAATTACAAAATCGATGCGGTTATTGAAACACAAGAAGAAAAAGTAAAATTCAAAATCAAGTTATAA
- a CDS encoding peptidylprolyl isomerase, with translation MEDNKDKILAVVNGEEIKQSEVDNFIQALGYRGAQFNNEEGRKRLTDELINRKLLFFDAKKTGLDKDEIYVKEVKKQSEELLKDFAMANIINSVRVSDDELKEYYENHKDNFKVQPTFTASHILVESEDLAKEIKEKIDNDGDFAQLAKEYSTCPSKEQGGDLGTFQQGQMVKEFENALIENEIGDIVGPVKTQFGYHIINIKDKTEGKVKSFEEAKNEVKQTLLQLKQQQAYIDATDRLQKEYKIEKFY, from the coding sequence ATGGAAGACAACAAAGATAAAATATTAGCAGTAGTAAATGGTGAAGAAATTAAGCAATCAGAAGTTGATAATTTTATTCAAGCTTTAGGTTATAGAGGAGCACAATTCAATAACGAAGAAGGAAGAAAAAGATTAACTGATGAATTAATCAATAGAAAACTTTTATTCTTTGACGCTAAAAAAACTGGCTTAGATAAAGATGAAATATATGTAAAAGAAGTTAAAAAACAATCCGAAGAATTGTTGAAGGATTTTGCTATGGCAAACATAATCAATTCTGTTAGAGTATCAGATGACGAATTGAAAGAATATTATGAAAACCACAAAGATAACTTCAAAGTTCAACCAACATTCACAGCTTCTCATATTTTAGTTGAATCAGAAGATTTGGCTAAAGAAATCAAAGAAAAAATTGATAACGATGGTGATTTTGCACAATTAGCAAAAGAATACTCTACATGTCCATCAAAAGAACAAGGTGGAGATTTGGGAACATTCCAACAAGGTCAAATGGTTAAGGAATTTGAAAATGCTTTGATTGAAAATGAAATCGGGGATATCGTAGGACCTGTGAAGACACAATTCGGTTATCATATTATCAATATAAAAGATAAAACTGAAGGAAAAGTAAAATCTTTTGAAGAAGCTAAGAATGAAGTTAAACAAACATTATTACAATTAAAACAACAACAAGCATATATTGATGCTACTGACAGATTGCAAAAAGAATACAAAATCGAAAAATTTTATTAA